The Methanomassiliicoccales archaeon genome has a window encoding:
- a CDS encoding ABC transporter ATP-binding protein, protein MNNAVECRSLSRSFKGNARQPPIIALDNINLDVREGELFGLLGPNGAGKTTLIKILATLLLPSSGKVTVLGYDVEREAHKIRPLINMVSGGEISGYGLLTVKENLWMFSQFYGIPSKIAKRRVDELLHEFALVDKANAKVRTISTGQRQRMNVVRGFVTDPDLIFLDEPTLGLDVNSSRTIRDYIRRWVRGQKGKTALITTHYMMEAEELCDRVAIIDRGRILACDSPHNLKKQVQRDAVFTLETTQVMDLNWFGQISGVKGYSCEINGEHQKIRIVTEEESVLAEVIQAIAGKGVKVLSLTKAEPTLEDVFLQLVGRGLV, encoded by the coding sequence ATGAACAATGCCGTTGAGTGCAGGTCACTAAGTCGATCTTTTAAGGGGAACGCGAGGCAGCCACCGATCATTGCCCTCGATAACATCAATCTCGATGTAAGAGAAGGCGAGCTCTTTGGCCTGCTGGGACCGAACGGCGCAGGCAAGACGACGCTAATAAAAATCCTCGCAACTCTATTGCTTCCTTCCTCGGGGAAGGTCACAGTACTGGGGTATGATGTGGAGAGGGAAGCGCACAAGATAAGACCATTGATCAACATGGTTTCAGGTGGGGAAATTTCTGGATATGGATTGTTAACCGTGAAAGAAAACCTCTGGATGTTTTCACAGTTCTACGGCATCCCGAGTAAAATCGCTAAGCGAAGGGTCGATGAATTGCTTCATGAGTTTGCGCTTGTGGACAAAGCAAACGCCAAGGTGAGAACGATCTCGACCGGCCAACGGCAGAGGATGAATGTCGTCAGGGGTTTCGTGACCGATCCCGATCTGATCTTCCTTGATGAACCGACATTGGGTCTTGATGTCAATTCGAGTAGGACGATCCGAGATTATATACGGAGGTGGGTCAGAGGCCAGAAGGGAAAAACGGCGCTGATTACAACGCATTATATGATGGAGGCTGAGGAACTCTGTGACCGGGTCGCGATCATCGACCGGGGACGCATTCTTGCGTGCGATTCGCCCCACAACCTCAAGAAACAGGTTCAAAGAGACGCGGTTTTCACCCTTGAGACCACGCAAGTCATGGATCTCAATTGGTTCGGGCAGATCAGCGGCGTGAAGGGCTACAGTTGTGAGATCAACGGTGAACACCAGAAGATCAGGATCGTCACGGAAGAAGAGTCTGTGCTGGCTGAGGTCATCCAGGCGATTGCGGGTAAGGGGGTCAAGGTGCTTTCCCTCACCAAAGCAGAGCCGACACTCGAGGACGTCTTTTTGCAGCTAGTCGGAAGAGGGCTGGTATGA
- a CDS encoding MBL fold metallo-hydrolase, which yields MKGMTVEVLCEGMIRKAGGFVVEAHSSSTLIYNDEMKVIVDTSSPAYREKILASLRNLGIGCDEIDVVVLTHLHHDHAGNNDLFANAQFIAHASEYPPDQFTKIYSDIDLSEGVRIVHTPGHTRGSISVFVKSGSKFAIVGDALPTKDNYTKWLPPGIHYDASEALESMRRIVSFADYVVPGHDRLFKVDR from the coding sequence ATGAAGGGAATGACTGTAGAAGTCCTCTGTGAGGGTATGATCCGGAAAGCTGGTGGTTTCGTCGTAGAGGCGCACTCAAGTTCAACTCTCATTTATAATGACGAGATGAAGGTAATCGTGGACACGAGTAGTCCCGCGTATCGTGAAAAAATACTCGCGTCCCTCAGAAACCTGGGTATTGGATGCGACGAGATTGATGTCGTAGTGCTCACGCACCTTCACCACGATCATGCCGGAAATAACGATCTCTTTGCCAACGCGCAGTTCATTGCACACGCGAGCGAATATCCCCCAGATCAATTCACGAAAATTTACAGTGATATCGATCTCTCTGAAGGTGTCCGCATCGTTCACACGCCTGGGCATACGAGGGGAAGCATCAGTGTTTTCGTCAAATCTGGATCGAAATTTGCGATCGTAGGTGACGCATTGCCAACGAAGGATAATTATACAAAGTGGCTACCGCCAGGGATACATTACGATGCATCAGAGGCGCTCGAGAGCATGAGGAGGATAGTCAGTTTTGCAGACTACGTGGTTCCGGGCCACGACCGGTTGTTCAAGGTCGACCGATAA
- a CDS encoding HVO_0476 family zinc finger protein, with amino-acid sequence MKIEMTIPTAIYLECPSCGTNTLHEVLRGRVGGKKETLEATVRCRKCGTVHTTLYTEMKPLRIPVIVSDLGKSQREEIELGPDELITIGDELIVGDTQVVVTSIESGEKRMKECVAREIGTIWAKRFDRVKVKISINKGSKTIPAEMLVPPDEEFYVGDLLTIGKYNVVVHNIKTKDRMLRDGGSEAREIVRIYAKIVRTTNA; translated from the coding sequence GTGAAGATTGAAATGACGATCCCGACTGCTATTTACTTGGAGTGCCCCTCATGCGGTACGAATACCCTCCATGAGGTTCTCAGGGGCAGGGTTGGAGGAAAGAAGGAAACACTGGAGGCGACCGTGCGCTGCAGAAAATGCGGCACCGTTCACACCACTCTCTACACTGAAATGAAACCGTTGAGGATCCCCGTCATCGTTAGCGACCTTGGGAAATCGCAGAGAGAGGAAATCGAGCTCGGTCCTGACGAGCTGATAACCATCGGCGATGAATTAATCGTAGGGGACACGCAAGTCGTCGTGACATCGATTGAAAGTGGCGAAAAGAGAATGAAGGAATGCGTCGCCAGAGAAATAGGGACGATATGGGCGAAGAGATTTGATAGGGTAAAAGTTAAGATTTCAATCAATAAGGGGAGTAAAACGATCCCCGCTGAGATGCTTGTTCCGCCCGACGAGGAGTTTTATGTTGGCGATCTCCTGACCATCGGGAAGTACAATGTCGTTGTGCACAACATCAAGACAAAAGATAGGATGCTGAGAGATGGCGGAAGCGAAGCGCGGGAGATTGTGAGGATCTACGCAAAGATCGTCAGGACGACGAACGCTTGA
- a CDS encoding protein-L-isoaspartate O-methyltransferase, producing MEFEAERKRMIRSLIEKGYLTKPDVIRAMEKVPRHLFVPEGIRRSAYIDTPLSIGEGQTISAPHMVALMVEILDLHPGMKVLEVGGGSGYHAAVMGELVRPNGHVYSVERIESLAERAKKNLKEAGYDDVVTIVIGDGSRGLKEYEPFDRICVAAAAPSVPEPLKHQLAEGGKLLVPVGGRWYQDLILVEKKQNKYLQMNLGGCVFVPLIGEYGYSGD from the coding sequence ATGGAATTCGAGGCCGAGAGGAAGCGGATGATCAGATCTCTCATTGAAAAGGGTTACCTCACAAAGCCCGATGTGATTAGAGCTATGGAAAAGGTTCCAAGGCACCTATTCGTTCCTGAGGGTATCCGTCGAAGTGCGTATATCGATACGCCCCTTTCAATTGGGGAAGGGCAGACGATCTCCGCACCGCATATGGTCGCTCTCATGGTCGAAATTCTCGATCTTCATCCAGGGATGAAAGTTCTTGAGGTCGGTGGGGGATCTGGTTATCATGCAGCTGTCATGGGGGAGCTCGTGAGACCGAATGGCCATGTGTATAGTGTCGAAAGAATCGAGTCTCTCGCTGAAAGAGCGAAGAAAAATCTCAAAGAAGCGGGGTACGACGACGTCGTAACGATCGTCATTGGCGACGGATCGAGGGGGCTGAAGGAATATGAGCCGTTCGACAGGATTTGCGTCGCAGCTGCGGCTCCGAGTGTCCCTGAACCGTTGAAGCATCAGCTCGCTGAGGGTGGCAAACTGCTTGTACCGGTCGGCGGTCGATGGTACCAGGACCTCATTCTCGTCGAGAAAAAACAAAATAAGTATCTTCAAATGAATCTTGGTGGCTGTGTCTTCGTGCCATTGATCGGTGAATATGGATACAGCGGCGATTGA
- a CDS encoding TraB/GumN family protein codes for MITLIGVGHVFNISEQVRQIIFSHRPKAVCVELDPRRYEALRNPGAIRSLPIMYRMLAEVQRRMAREFGGEVGMEMIAAAEAAIEVGAVVEFIDDDATAVFERLWKEMPVKEKVCLMFSAITGFFISKGRIEKELAMFEENGEDYLRSFGEQFPTIKRLLIDDRNRMMASRIEDAYSNYGEVVAVVGDGHIEGIMKLLNKDGIKVFRLRDLREWPLHDERKSLSGNAEASFCFTYSDQYL; via the coding sequence ATGATCACGCTCATCGGTGTGGGCCACGTTTTCAACATATCCGAACAGGTTCGCCAGATCATATTCTCTCACAGGCCCAAGGCCGTTTGCGTCGAGCTAGACCCACGTCGTTACGAGGCTCTCAGGAATCCTGGCGCAATCCGGTCGCTGCCTATCATGTACCGCATGCTCGCGGAAGTTCAGAGAAGAATGGCCAGGGAATTTGGTGGGGAAGTGGGAATGGAGATGATCGCTGCGGCGGAAGCCGCGATAGAAGTCGGGGCGGTCGTTGAATTCATAGATGACGATGCTACGGCAGTTTTTGAAAGACTCTGGAAAGAAATGCCTGTCAAGGAAAAAGTCTGCCTCATGTTTTCAGCAATTACTGGTTTTTTCATTTCAAAGGGGAGAATCGAAAAAGAATTGGCGATGTTCGAGGAAAACGGGGAGGATTATCTCAGGTCATTCGGTGAACAATTTCCGACGATCAAGAGGTTGCTCATCGATGACCGAAATAGAATGATGGCATCGAGAATTGAGGACGCGTATTCGAATTATGGTGAAGTTGTCGCCGTTGTTGGCGACGGGCACATTGAGGGCATAATGAAACTCTTAAACAAGGATGGAATCAAGGTTTTCAGACTACGGGACTTGAGAGAATGGCCACTGCATGATGAAAGGAAATCACTATCTGGCAACGCCGAAGCATCGTTTTGCTTCACTTATTCAGATCAATACTTATGA
- the rqcH gene encoding ribosome rescue protein RqcH produces MKNEMSAFDVLALTAEMRSIIGGFIDKVFHWEANNFLFRINVPGSGRKEIIFQEGRWLYLASERPELPGIPSQLAMTMRKHLSGGRITSVYQKDFDRIVVLEIQRDKKYEVVFEIFGEGNLIVAQEGKIIVALASKQWKHREIRPGVEYKFPPPRFNPISATFESFRAALQASRSDVVRSLATVVNLGGQYAEEICLRAGIDKNRKADSLTDEDFKSLNLALQEIINSIRTKPEPNIVYDDCSPIDVAPIRLIIHAGARSEQFVSFSDAIARFLELKPRSDEEAVDEELQRLQRQLEQQRGAIQELRTRAEECSELAELLFVNYIPINEVLCKFREKAASSKWNEIVEFSKGFDFIKKIDPSEHSIELEIQGRRIRLDYLKSLEENADTLYQESKRLKEKIEGALLAIKETEAKIEQREACRERASFAKDTKKTKEFWFERYKWFITSGGKIVLAGRDAKTNEQLVKKHMTSTDRFVHADIHGAPSVIVKDGATASEEEMVEAGIFALAHSKIWKAGAGEGSAYWVLPDQVSKTPEAGEFVPRGAFIIRGKRNYLHHLPIELAIGEIEYQGERKIMCGPRSAIEKRSTRFIVIVPGDTDRNLISSALAKFFGVPEEEISRVLPPGDISIKEKRNVEIEV; encoded by the coding sequence ATGAAAAATGAAATGAGCGCCTTTGATGTGCTTGCATTGACAGCCGAGATGCGCTCAATTATTGGCGGATTTATCGATAAGGTTTTCCACTGGGAAGCGAACAATTTCCTCTTCAGAATCAATGTGCCTGGGTCTGGAAGAAAGGAGATCATCTTTCAAGAGGGGCGATGGCTCTATCTAGCCAGCGAACGCCCTGAGCTCCCTGGCATTCCTTCGCAGCTCGCGATGACGATGAGAAAACACCTGTCAGGTGGGCGTATCACATCAGTCTATCAGAAAGATTTCGACCGGATCGTTGTTCTTGAAATTCAACGGGATAAGAAATATGAAGTCGTTTTTGAGATTTTTGGAGAAGGCAACTTAATCGTCGCACAAGAAGGAAAGATCATTGTCGCGCTCGCATCAAAACAGTGGAAGCACAGAGAAATCAGACCGGGCGTGGAGTACAAATTCCCACCACCGCGGTTCAACCCAATTAGTGCAACATTCGAATCGTTCAGGGCAGCACTTCAAGCATCAAGATCTGATGTCGTAAGGAGCCTCGCAACCGTTGTCAATCTTGGTGGCCAGTATGCCGAAGAAATTTGCCTCAGGGCCGGCATTGATAAGAACAGAAAGGCCGATTCCTTGACGGACGAGGATTTCAAGAGCTTGAACCTTGCATTGCAGGAAATCATCAACTCGATTCGCACCAAGCCTGAACCGAATATTGTATATGACGATTGTTCCCCTATTGACGTTGCACCAATCAGACTGATAATCCATGCTGGAGCTCGCTCTGAACAGTTCGTTTCTTTTTCCGATGCGATAGCACGTTTCCTAGAATTGAAACCAAGAAGTGATGAAGAGGCGGTCGATGAAGAGCTCCAGAGACTCCAGCGACAACTCGAACAACAGAGAGGCGCGATTCAAGAGTTGAGGACACGCGCGGAGGAATGCTCAGAGCTGGCAGAGCTCCTTTTCGTCAATTACATCCCGATCAACGAAGTCCTCTGCAAGTTTAGAGAAAAAGCTGCTTCGTCCAAATGGAATGAGATCGTAGAGTTCTCAAAGGGATTTGATTTCATAAAAAAAATTGATCCTTCCGAACATTCGATCGAGCTTGAGATCCAGGGCAGGAGGATCAGACTTGATTACCTGAAAAGTCTTGAGGAAAATGCTGATACCCTTTACCAGGAGTCTAAACGTCTAAAAGAAAAAATTGAAGGGGCCCTTCTAGCTATCAAGGAGACTGAGGCTAAAATTGAACAGAGAGAAGCGTGCAGGGAGAGAGCTAGTTTCGCTAAAGATACGAAGAAAACAAAAGAGTTCTGGTTTGAGAGGTACAAATGGTTCATCACGTCTGGCGGGAAAATTGTCCTTGCTGGTAGGGACGCAAAGACTAACGAACAACTCGTCAAAAAGCACATGACTTCCACTGACAGATTTGTTCACGCGGACATTCATGGTGCACCGAGCGTCATTGTCAAAGATGGGGCGACAGCGAGTGAGGAGGAAATGGTGGAAGCGGGGATCTTTGCACTCGCACACTCAAAGATCTGGAAAGCTGGCGCAGGTGAAGGGAGTGCGTATTGGGTATTGCCAGATCAGGTTTCGAAGACGCCAGAAGCGGGTGAGTTCGTGCCCAGAGGTGCATTTATCATCAGGGGGAAAAGGAACTATCTTCACCATCTCCCTATCGAACTGGCAATTGGTGAGATCGAATACCAGGGCGAAAGGAAGATCATGTGCGGACCTCGGAGTGCCATAGAAAAGCGGTCGACGAGGTTTATTGTGATCGTACCAGGGGATACCGATAGGAATTTGATTTCGTCAGCCCTTGCAAAATTTTTCGGTGTCCCTGAAGAAGAAATATCGAGAGTTCTCCCACCAGGTGATATCTCCATTAAAGAGAAGAGAAATGTGGAGATAGAGGTTTAG
- a CDS encoding 30S ribosomal protein S17e, with product MGKIRPTYIKRVALELVKKYPKAFNDDFEHNKLLVEKLTDVYSPTMRNRIAGYVTRYWQQLEQ from the coding sequence ATGGGAAAAATACGACCTACGTATATCAAGAGGGTAGCGCTCGAACTTGTCAAGAAATATCCAAAGGCGTTCAATGATGATTTCGAGCACAACAAGCTGTTAGTAGAGAAGCTCACGGATGTTTATTCCCCCACGATGAGGAATCGGATCGCGGGCTACGTGACGCGCTACTGGCAGCAGCTCGAGCAATGA
- a CDS encoding HAD-IB family phosphatase: MTKERRFDLVAFDMDGVLVDYPSSWTWIHNHFGVTNETSLEEYIRGEIDDTEFMRRDIALWKACKKDLSKKDIESILTPLPLLKGIDETVRALKNAGMRTVIVSGGIDVIAERIKRIFGFDDYIANGLEFDEKGCLTGEGILRVELTNKRRALDSFLHRWGISRNRVVSIGNSFVDVSMFEDCGLSIAFNPIDEVVVKNADVIVRSNDLRAVLPIILEEPSQSPLYPYSPINGTKTQPPRFI, from the coding sequence ATGACGAAGGAAAGACGGTTCGATCTTGTTGCCTTTGATATGGATGGCGTCCTCGTTGACTATCCGAGCTCATGGACATGGATACATAATCACTTCGGCGTGACTAATGAAACCTCATTAGAGGAATACATACGCGGGGAGATCGATGATACTGAATTTATGCGCAGGGACATCGCTCTCTGGAAAGCGTGCAAAAAGGACTTGAGCAAAAAAGACATCGAAAGTATCCTCACACCACTACCTCTATTAAAAGGGATTGACGAGACAGTCCGCGCATTGAAAAATGCTGGGATGAGAACTGTCATCGTGAGCGGCGGGATAGATGTTATCGCCGAAAGAATCAAACGGATCTTTGGATTCGACGATTACATCGCAAATGGTCTCGAGTTCGACGAAAAGGGGTGCTTGACCGGCGAAGGAATCTTGAGGGTTGAGCTGACGAATAAACGGCGGGCACTGGATTCGTTTCTTCACAGATGGGGCATTTCAAGGAACAGAGTGGTGAGCATAGGGAACAGCTTTGTCGATGTGTCGATGTTCGAGGACTGCGGTCTTTCAATCGCATTTAATCCCATCGATGAGGTCGTCGTTAAAAACGCTGATGTCATCGTTCGATCGAATGACTTGCGTGCCGTCCTCCCTATAATTTTAGAAGAGCCCTCTCAATCGCCGCTGTATCCATATTCACCGATCAATGGCACGAAGACACAGCCACCAAGATTCATTTGA
- a CDS encoding NAD-binding protein, which produces MKHRRLLYSLYGLCAVVIIGTVGFTLSEPTVDNPMEALYFTLVTMTTVGYGDIVPTTALSRVIASIVMIGGIGAGITALQSIFDTVVSRSVREELGLPERRTKMKDHYIICGYGNVGRQIAEQLGAKGEKFVIIEKDKEKVTAMVEEGIPVIEGDAVYEEVLQRANIESAKSLLTTMKDSDNVMVVLTAKMLNPNLHIVSEVEDYRNAIKLKKAGADEVVHCHEMGARVMVCKARRVVLDPVCGSEIDPTRKVLSYDYDGESYRFCSEECLEAFKKNPVRFIEMQRTLDTTCRIKFGLD; this is translated from the coding sequence TTGAAGCATCGGAGACTGCTCTATTCTCTTTATGGATTATGCGCTGTCGTAATCATAGGTACTGTAGGGTTTACACTCTCGGAACCGACTGTCGATAATCCTATGGAAGCGCTTTACTTCACCCTCGTTACGATGACGACTGTCGGGTATGGGGATATCGTACCGACGACTGCCTTGAGTCGGGTCATCGCATCGATTGTCATGATCGGTGGCATCGGGGCGGGAATTACTGCTCTGCAATCGATTTTTGATACTGTCGTGAGTAGGAGTGTAAGGGAAGAATTGGGATTACCTGAAAGGAGGACAAAGATGAAAGATCATTACATAATTTGCGGATATGGGAATGTAGGTCGCCAGATTGCCGAACAATTGGGTGCAAAAGGTGAGAAATTTGTTATAATCGAGAAGGACAAAGAAAAAGTTACAGCAATGGTGGAGGAGGGAATACCCGTAATCGAGGGTGATGCTGTTTATGAGGAAGTCTTACAAAGAGCGAATATTGAAAGTGCAAAATCCCTCCTAACGACCATGAAGGACAGCGATAACGTGATGGTCGTCCTCACGGCGAAAATGTTGAATCCGAATCTGCACATTGTTTCAGAAGTTGAGGATTATCGAAATGCGATAAAGCTTAAGAAGGCAGGGGCTGACGAGGTGGTCCACTGTCACGAGATGGGTGCTCGGGTCATGGTCTGCAAAGCGAGACGCGTCGTTCTCGATCCTGTGTGTGGCTCGGAGATCGATCCTACAAGAAAGGTCTTGTCTTATGACTATGATGGTGAATCCTATCGTTTCTGTAGTGAAGAATGTCTCGAAGCGTTCAAGAAGAACCCTGTCCGATTTATAGAAATGCAGAGGACGCTCGACACGACCTGCCGGATCAAGTTCGGCCTGGACTAA
- a CDS encoding ABC transporter permease has translation MIDWRLNLRAVIGRAYPRIIGSFREPSWLFFDIFLPLLGIAAFAFYYQALGAPPVFIGFVILGGAMTAYWLNVLWSMAAQFYWEKEVGNLQLYLMAPMSRMSVLAGMALGGIFFTSVRALSTLTLGILIFGIEIKIVSPGSLLIVFFLTLFALYGMGMMFSSLYLLYGRGIWHLSSVFQEPIYFVSGFYFPVKALGFWTALLASIVPITLGLDAMRQLIFAGQETMGFLPVNLEIIILVFLTVAFIYGARVALNFMENLGKKEGRLTLRWQ, from the coding sequence ATGATTGATTGGCGCTTGAATCTCCGTGCTGTTATCGGAAGGGCTTATCCTCGGATTATTGGATCTTTCAGGGAGCCGAGTTGGCTATTCTTTGACATCTTCCTCCCTCTCCTCGGGATAGCGGCGTTCGCCTTTTATTATCAGGCGCTTGGCGCCCCTCCAGTTTTCATCGGTTTTGTGATTCTCGGCGGCGCGATGACAGCATATTGGCTCAACGTCCTTTGGAGTATGGCGGCACAATTCTACTGGGAGAAAGAGGTGGGTAACCTCCAGTTATATCTTATGGCGCCGATGTCGCGCATGTCCGTTCTCGCGGGGATGGCGCTCGGTGGCATTTTTTTCACATCAGTCCGTGCACTGTCAACGCTCACCTTAGGTATACTGATTTTTGGTATAGAAATCAAGATCGTTTCCCCAGGTAGCCTCCTGATCGTCTTCTTCCTCACCCTTTTCGCACTGTACGGTATGGGGATGATGTTCTCCTCTTTGTATCTCCTCTACGGCAGGGGAATTTGGCATTTATCGAGCGTTTTTCAGGAACCGATCTATTTCGTTTCTGGCTTTTATTTCCCGGTCAAAGCGCTTGGATTTTGGACGGCGCTTCTGGCTTCGATTGTTCCAATTACTCTCGGTCTCGATGCGATGAGGCAGCTGATTTTCGCAGGACAGGAGACAATGGGATTTCTACCGGTCAATCTCGAGATCATTATACTTGTCTTTTTGACGGTCGCTTTCATTTACGGCGCCCGCGTTGCGCTCAATTTCATGGAAAATCTGGGTAAAAAAGAGGGGAGGCTGACTTTGCGATGGCAGTGA
- a CDS encoding ABC transporter permease — MAVNEHLRTIRWAAWLGWQMESNWTNPFLFIIYSIIKPITATLILVFMYLIILKSVNADPVLFSYMFIGNAFYMYVAQVLFGITWVVHEDREHYQTLKQIYIAPINFSVYLVGRGISKIIITTAAVIVTLAFGILVLGLPVNLWRIDWLALVVAMILGLFCICTIGIALAGISLLTARHGAGINEGVAGVFYLFCGVIFPITFLPPWGQTVALFIPITYWLELLRRAMMPETVSISGLGGYSTQEMAVLLLVSILLFLFLSLIILRYADFLARKKGKLDMTTAY; from the coding sequence ATGGCAGTGAATGAACATCTGCGAACGATTAGGTGGGCGGCGTGGCTCGGCTGGCAGATGGAGTCGAATTGGACAAACCCCTTTCTTTTCATCATTTATTCTATCATCAAGCCAATCACGGCGACACTGATACTTGTTTTCATGTACCTCATTATTCTCAAGTCTGTTAACGCTGACCCCGTGCTCTTCTCGTACATGTTCATCGGGAACGCTTTTTACATGTATGTGGCGCAGGTCTTATTTGGCATCACCTGGGTAGTGCATGAAGATCGAGAACATTATCAGACCTTAAAGCAGATTTATATCGCACCGATCAACTTCTCAGTTTACCTCGTTGGGCGAGGGATCAGCAAGATCATCATCACAACGGCAGCAGTCATCGTGACACTCGCCTTTGGGATACTGGTCCTCGGTTTACCTGTTAACCTCTGGAGAATCGATTGGTTGGCACTTGTCGTTGCAATGATCCTTGGGCTCTTTTGCATCTGCACGATAGGCATCGCGCTCGCAGGTATTTCCCTGCTGACGGCGCGCCACGGGGCAGGAATCAACGAAGGCGTCGCTGGCGTTTTCTATCTGTTCTGCGGCGTGATCTTTCCAATAACTTTTCTACCTCCATGGGGACAAACGGTAGCCCTATTCATTCCGATTACTTACTGGCTCGAACTTCTAAGGCGTGCGATGATGCCCGAGACCGTCTCGATCAGCGGTCTTGGAGGCTATTCAACGCAAGAGATGGCGGTCTTACTCCTTGTCTCTATACTTCTCTTCCTTTTCCTCTCATTAATCATCCTCAGGTACGCGGATTTCCTAGCCCGAAAGAAAGGAAAACTGGATATGACGACAGCTTATTAG
- the thyX gene encoding FAD-dependent thymidylate synthase: MRVKLLSYTKDAERLCAAAAQSCYSEKPASELLVDIEDNRSGKIISRVVGMGHHSVIEHACYTFSVEGVSRALTHQLVRHRIASYSQQSQRYVSMDRADYVIPPSIAREGELAEEFRKLMDEIWEVYRRLSKKVDVEDARYVLPNACTTNITITMNARELLHFFSLRCCNRAQWEIREVADRMLAEVKKVSPAIFENAGPPCMRGPCPEGKMSCGKPRRDELKRLK, from the coding sequence ATGAGGGTTAAACTACTTTCATATACAAAGGACGCCGAGAGACTCTGCGCCGCTGCCGCGCAGTCCTGTTATTCTGAAAAACCAGCGAGCGAATTGTTGGTCGACATCGAGGATAATCGATCGGGTAAAATCATTTCGAGGGTTGTCGGCATGGGCCATCATTCTGTCATCGAGCACGCATGCTACACATTCAGTGTAGAAGGCGTTTCGAGAGCACTGACACACCAGCTCGTGCGCCACAGGATTGCGTCATATTCACAGCAGAGCCAACGATACGTCTCGATGGATCGCGCCGACTACGTGATCCCACCGAGTATCGCCAGAGAGGGGGAGTTGGCCGAAGAGTTCAGAAAATTGATGGATGAGATCTGGGAAGTTTATAGGCGACTATCCAAAAAAGTCGACGTAGAGGACGCGCGGTATGTCCTACCAAACGCATGCACGACGAACATTACTATTACGATGAACGCGAGGGAACTTCTTCATTTCTTTTCGCTCCGCTGTTGCAATCGTGCTCAGTGGGAAATCAGGGAGGTCGCGGATAGGATGCTCGCCGAGGTCAAGAAAGTATCGCCAGCGATTTTCGAAAATGCGGGACCGCCTTGCATGAGAGGGCCGTGTCCTGAGGGAAAAATGAGTTGCGGAAAGCCGAGACGGGACGAGTTGAAAAGGCTTAAATAA